A window from Drosophila nasuta strain 15112-1781.00 chromosome 3, ASM2355853v1, whole genome shotgun sequence encodes these proteins:
- the LOC132788727 gene encoding p53 and DNA damage-regulated protein 1 isoform X2, whose product MTEAELTVMDKRRQENREALRVIEKSDEPKVWITVGSMLVKMKRPQAIELIKKDQQQIEQQINLIYSEQKILVNKHRDVEFKSPFSGTNLKPLDRKEFSALKANLPML is encoded by the exons ATGACAGAAGCG GAGCTGACTGTAATGGACAAGAGGCGTCAGGAGAATCGAGAAGCTTTGCGTGTAATTGAAAAGTCTGATGAGCCAAAAGTTTGGATTACCGTGGGCAGCATGCTTGTGAAGATGAAAAGGCCACAAGCTattgaactaattaaaaaaG ATCAGCAGCAAATCgaacaacaaatcaatttgatttattccGAGCAAAAGATTTTGGTTAACAAGCACCGCGACGTGGAATTCAAATCACCATTTTCTGGGACAAATTTGAAGCCTTTGGATCGTAAGGAATTTAGTGCACTAAAGGCGAATTTACCCATGCTTTAA
- the LOC132788727 gene encoding p53 and DNA damage-regulated protein 1 isoform X1 has product MTEAVRSVDIISQTEELADKILANKQELTVMDKRRQENREALRVIEKSDEPKVWITVGSMLVKMKRPQAIELIKKDQQQIEQQINLIYSEQKILVNKHRDVEFKSPFSGTNLKPLDRKEFSALKANLPML; this is encoded by the exons ATGACAGAAGCGGTAAGAAGCGTTGATATTATATCTCAGACTGAGGAGTTGGCTGACAAGATATTGGCCAACAAACAGGAGCTGACTGTAATGGACAAGAGGCGTCAGGAGAATCGAGAAGCTTTGCGTGTAATTGAAAAGTCTGATGAGCCAAAAGTTTGGATTACCGTGGGCAGCATGCTTGTGAAGATGAAAAGGCCACAAGCTattgaactaattaaaaaaG ATCAGCAGCAAATCgaacaacaaatcaatttgatttattccGAGCAAAAGATTTTGGTTAACAAGCACCGCGACGTGGAATTCAAATCACCATTTTCTGGGACAAATTTGAAGCCTTTGGATCGTAAGGAATTTAGTGCACTAAAGGCGAATTTACCCATGCTTTAA
- the LOC132788723 gene encoding venom serine carboxypeptidase-like codes for MKSANHCAVLIIAAAVCIVNIADAADKPYRRSFVNPYPRFKFYDDGVDPGKPLFLTPLIANKSVPMEQVQSLARVTGSQFHGVESYAGYLTVDKAYNSNMFFWYFPSETDPDYAPVVLWLQGGPGASSLFGLLTENGPLELDGQGKLQKRNYTWSKTHNLIYIDNPVGTGFSFTENEKGYATNERDVGRNLHEAMMQLYELFGWSNSSGFWVTGESYAGKYVPALAHHIHKVQNAIDTRVYIPLKGVAIGNGLSDPLHQLKYGDYLYQLGLIDDNGLLQFHAAEQKGAECIEKRDMDCAFDVFDSLINGDMTNGSLFSNLTGYNWYYNYLNTHPDPGDAKLGEFLQSGATRRAIHVGKQPFHDLDKENKVEEHLKKDVMDTVAPWIAELLNFYTVCIYSGQLDIIVAYPLTRNYLKQLKFPGSEQYKVAPREIWRVDGEVAGYVKHARHLVEIMVRNAGHMAPHDQPKWLYNMINHLTHYKH; via the coding sequence ATGAAAAGCGCAAATCATTGTGCGGTTTTAATTATAGCAGCCGCTGTCTGCATAGTTAACATCGCTGACGCTGCTGATAAACCCTATAGACGGAGCTTTGTCAACCCGTATCCACGCTTCAAGTTCTACGACGATGGCGTTGATCCCGGCAAGCCGCTCTTCCTCACGCCCCTCATCGCCAACAAATCGGTGCCCATGGAGCAGGTGCAATCGTTGGCTCGTGTCACGGGTTCGCAATTCCATGGCGTTGAAAGTTATGCGGGCTATTTGACCGTTGATAAGGCCTACAACTCGAACATGTTCTTCTGGTATTTCCCCTCGGAAACCGATCCCGACTATGCACCCGTTGTCCTGTGGCTGCAAGGTGGACCAGGCGCCTCTTCGCTCTTCGGCCTGCTCACCGAGAATGGTCCACTGGAGCTAGATGGCCAGGGCAAACTGCAGAAGCGCAACTACACATGGAGCAAGACCCACAATTTGATCTACATTGATAATCCTGTGGGGACTGGCTTCAGTTTCACCGAGAATGAGAAAGGATATGCGACCAATGAACGCGATGTCGGACGCAATCTGCACGAGGCCATGATGCAGCTTTACGAGCTGTTTGGCTGGAGCAATTCCTCGGGCTTTTGGGTCACCGGTGAATCCTATGCCGGCAAATATGTGCCAGCTTTGGCTCATCACATTCACAAGGTGCAGAATGCTATAGACACTCGCGTCTATATTCCGCTTAAGGGCGTGGCCATTGGCAATGGGCTGTCGGATCCACTGCATCAGCTGAAGTATGGAGACTATTTGTATCAGCTGGGATTGATTGACGACAACGGGCTGCTGCAGTTCCATGCGGCCGAACAGAAGGGCGCTGAATGCATTGAGAAGCGGGACATGGATTGCGCTTTTGATGTCTTCGATTCGCTCATCAATGGCGACATGACCAATGGTTCCCTTTTCAGCAATTTGACTGGTTACAATTGGTACTACAATTATCTGAACACACATCCAGACCCGGGTGATGCCAAGTTGGGAGAATTCCTTCAATCGGGCGCCACACGTCGTGCCATTCATGTGGGCAAGCAGCCCTTCCATGACTTGGATAAGGAGAACAAAGTTGAGGAGCATTTGAAGAAAGATGTAATGGACACGGTTGCTCCTTGGATTGCCGAACTGCTCAATTTCTATACGGTGTGCATCTATAGCGGACAACTCGATATCATTGTCGCCTATCCATTGACTCGCAACTATctaaagcaattgaaattccCTGGCTCCGAACAATATAAGGTGGCTCCTCGAGAAATCTGGCGTGTCGATGGTGAAGTCGCTGGTTATGTGAAGCACGCCAGGCATTTGGTGGAGATTATGGTTCGCAATGCTGGCCACATGGCGCCACATGATCAGCCCAAGTGGCTGTACAACATGATCAATCATCTGACTCATTACAAGCATTAA
- the LOC132788726 gene encoding serine protease inhibitor 42Dd, with translation MFDFNLEFARGGATFTTELFQLLSAGGVSKNIVFSPFSIQTCIALAFAGAQGETADEIATGLRFVSNFPPEVAQTFQFVLEKYRNSNLLKIANKLYVQQGKQLKADYEQSIKEQYNSEAESINFALSDAAAQSINAWVNAKTEGKITELVTPDAFSDNTRLVLLNALHFKGSWANKFLEERTEEDDFWVGAEETVKVPYMNQKAKFGYGFFDDLGCTAIDMPYKDSDLSMFVLLPQEREGLKDLAEKLKSVNLVDLADKLVVEEVHVKFPKFKVDYSIELADKLKQLGISKMFDEGAEFNNLLESPEGVFVSKVLHKATIEVNEEGTEAAAATGMIMMTRMMTFPLQFQADRPFLYVIWNKKNILFAGAFVNAPDA, from the exons atgttcGATTTCAATTTGGAATTTGCGCGTGGCGGCGCCACCTTCACCACCGAGCTGTTCCAGCTGCTCTCAGCTGGCGGCGTCAGCAAGAACATCGTCTTCTCGCCCTTCTCCATCCAGACGTGCATCGCTTTGGCCTTTGCCGGTGCCCAAGGCGAGACTGCCGATGAAATCGCCACAGGATTGCGTTTCGTTTCCAATTTCCCACCAGAGGTGGCACAAACCTTCCAGTTTGTGCTGGAAAAGTACCGCAACAGTAACCTGCTTAAGATTGCCAACAAACTGTACGTGCAGCAGGGCAAACAACTGAAGGCCGACTATGAGCAGTCCATCAAGGAGCAGTATAACTCTGAGGCAGAGTCCATTAACTTTGCGCTCAGCGATGCCGCAGCTCAGTCCATCAATGCTTGGGTTAACGCCAAGACTGAGGGTAAGATTACCGAGCTGGTGACGCCCGATGCCTTCAGTGACAACACACGTTTGGTCCTCTTGAATGCGCTGCACTTCAAGGGCAGCTGGGCGAACAAGTTCCTCGAGGAGCGCACCGAGGAGGATGACTTCTGGGTTGGTGCCGAGGAGACCGTCAAGGTGCCATACATGAATCAGAAGGCCAAATTTGGCTATGGTTTCTTCGATGATCTGGGCTGCACTGCAATTGACATGCCCTACAAGGATTCGGATCTCTCGATGTTTGTGCTGTTGCCACAGGAGCGTGAGGGTCTTAAGGATCTCGCCGAGAAGCTGAAGAGCGTCAATTTGGTGGATTTGGCTGATAAACTGGTCGTGGAGGAAGTGCATGTGAAGTTCCCCAAATTTAAGGTGGATTACTCCATCGAACTGGCCGATAAGCTGAAACAG CTCGGCATCTCAAAAATGTTTGACGAGGGCGCGGAATTCAACAACCTGCTGGAATCACCCGAGGGTGTGTTCGTCTCGAAGGTGCTGCACAAAGCCACAATTGAGGTCAATGAGGAGGGCACCGAGGCAGCGGCTGCCACTGGCATGATCATGATGACGCGCATGATGACTTTCCCACTGCAGTTCCAAGCGGATCGTCCCTTCCTCTACGTGATCTGGAACAAGAAGAACATTCTGTTCGCTGGTGCTTTTGTTAATGCACCAGATGCTTAA
- the LOC132788724 gene encoding uncharacterized protein LOC132788724 — protein MSLRALRKRDNTPSTSNNSSKTTLFKKANNTTPSITLTAPSPSPRQSLVKSLSTISTSSTQKLIRQRKLLGRVTHSNPDLTQFQLQRGNFRADNLLRSKSQGDVNTVALAGKTIRTLTAANAKSEVCLQSISSHSYEPTTTSTTIRNNNIKMLSGARSHRDLSGDHHLDSEDGSTPRRMSECSMGYSQASGPGAYSRRRSSSMFASQMSLGGGAAPVDPNAPLRVPIIGYEVMEERARFTVYKLRVENPDTNDCWLVMRRYTDFVRLNGKLKQAFPHLNLMLPRKKLFGDNFNAVFLDNRVQGLQMFVNSIMMKEQLRKSKLVREFFCLDEPPSYSESMEECRAIFEAQEETIAHLKLQIQSKNDLILGLQQKLREEMIEKEQLREDLKNINLNCSHCSSANDSTSLK, from the exons ATGTCACTGCGTGCACTCCGCAAACGGGACAACACACCATCAACATCAAACAATAGCTCGAAAACAACACTCTTCAAGAAGGCCAACAACACGACGCCAAGCATAACGTTAACAGCTCCGTCACCGTCACCCCGCCAGTCATTGGTAAAGTCTTTGTCTACCATCAGCACCAGCAGCACACAGAAGCTAATACGTCAACGCAAACTACTGGGTCGTGTCACACATTCCAATCCGGATTTAACGCAATTCCAACTCCAACGGGGCAACTTCAGGGCTGACAACCTGTTGCGTAGCAAGTCGCAGGGTGATGTTAACACTGTAGCCCTGGCTGGCAAAACAATACGCACGCTTACGGCAGCCAACGCCAAATCCGAGGTGTGTCTGCAGAGCATCAGCTCGCACAGCTacgaaccaacaacaacgtcgacAACAATCAGGAATAATAACATCAAAATGCTGAGCGGAGCGCGTTCGCATCGCGACTTATCTGGTGATCATCATCTGGATTCGGAGGACGGCAGCACGCCACGTCGCATGAGCGAATGCAGCATGGGCTACAGTCAGGCAAGTGGACCGGGGGCCTACTCCAGGCGACGCTCTAGCTCCATGTTCGCTAGCCAGATGTCGCTGGGTGGCGGCGCAGCACCTGTTGATCCCAATGCGCCGCTGCGAGTGCCCATCATTGGCTATGAGGTGATGGAGGAGCGTGCTCGCTTCACCGTGTATAAGTTGCGCGTTGAGAATCCCGATACCAATGACTGTTGGCTGGTGATGAGACGCTACACGGATTTTGTACGTCTCAATGGCAAGCTGAAGCAGGCGTTTCCCCATCTCAACTTAATGCTGCCACGCAAGAAACTCTTTGGTGACAATTTCAATGCTGTATTCCTGGACAATCGTGTGCAGGGACTGCAGATGTTTGTCAATTCCATCATGATGAAGGAGCAGTTGCGTAAATCGAAATTGGTGCGCGAGTTCTTTTGCCTCGACGAGCCGCCATCGTACTCCGAATCTATGGAGGAGTGTCGT GCAATATTTGAGGCTCAGGAGGAGACTATAGCCCATTTGAAGCTGCAGATACAGAGCAAGAACGATCTCATACTTGGTTTGCAGCAGAAGCTGCGCGAGGAAATGATCGAGAAGGAGCAACTGCGTGAGGACTTGAA AAATATCAACCTGAATTGCTCACACTGCTCCTCGGCAAATGACAGCACTTCGCTAAAATAG
- the LOC132788725 gene encoding SH3 domain-containing protein Dlish, which produces MAFLCPVRMRRDKKKATNANIERDLAPVGMGRITGSSSIETLVRVGIEKEHGLSPDSKMVVLHDFTPCVDDELEVKRGQLVNILYRENDWVYVIGQDSRQEGFIPFSYCAPYNTQLAELAIKKKLPREQCPEQPHDENQPLLAGGVGVDNKLDVLCDEPITVVATAPGTNLENNLLVAECTAFIKEPSGRCIVLYTFIARDENDLSVERGEFVTVLNREDPDWFWIMRSDGQEGFVPANFIYPADSVRVLQQQKATPAAAPLNESNMQHHATLTGGGLNAMESILQQQAGQQAQQQQQQQQQQQQQQQQQLGIGTDDLRYHGTELVMLYDYKAQAPDDLSVRRGDWIYADLNNQTVDGWLWAYAPKTRKYGFIPKAYARPPAMTSL; this is translated from the exons ATGGCCTTTTTGTGTCCAGTGCGCATGCGTCGCGATAAAAAGAAAG CCACAAATGCCAACATCGAGAGAGATCTGGCGCCTGTGGGCATGGGACGCATTACAGGCTCCTCCAGCATAGAAACACTGGTGCGTGTGGGCATTGAGAAGGAGCATGGATTGAG CCCCGATTCCAAAATGGTTGTGCTGCATGATTTTACTCCCTGTGTGGATGACGAACTGGAAGTGAAGCGTGGCCAACTGGTTAACATATTATATCGCGAAAACGATTGGGTTTATGTCATTGGGCAGGATTCACGCCAAGAGGGTTTCATACCCTTCTCCTACTGTGCTCCGTACAACACACAGCTGGCGGAGTTGGCCATCAAAAAGAAACTGCCACGCGAACAGTGTCCCGAGCAGCCACACGATGAGAATCAACCATTGTTGGCTGGTGGTGTTGGTGTGGACAATAAACTGGATGTGCTCTGCGATGAACCCATCACAGTGGTTGCCACTGCACCAGGCACAAATCTAGAGAACAATCTGCTGGTGGCCGAGTGCACGGCATTTATTAAGGAGCCATCGGGTCGTTGCATTGTGCTCTACACGTTTATTGCACGCGACGAGAACGATTTGTCGGTGGAACGTGGCGAATTTGTCACTGTGTTGAATCGCGAGGATCCCGATTGGTTTTGGATCATGCGCAGCGATGGTCAGGAAGGGTTCGTGCCAGCCAATTTCATCTATCCCGCCGACAGTGTGCGtgtgctgcagcagcagaaggcaACGCCCGCAGCGGCGCCTTTAAACGAAAGCAACATGCAACATCATGCCACACTAACAGGTGGCGGCCTCAATGCCATGGAGAGCATACTGCAGCAACAGGCTGGACAAcaggcacagcaacaacagcagcaacaacaacagcagcaacaacaacagcagcaacaacttggcATTGGCACCGATGATTTGCGTTATCATGGCACAGAGTTGGTGATGCTCTATGATTACAAGGCGCAGGCTCCCGATGATCTTTCCGTTCGTCGTGGCGATTGGATCTATGCGGATCTGAACAATCAGACGGTTGATGGTTGGTTGTGGGCATATGCACCTAAGACCCGCAAATATGGTTTCATACCCAAGGCTTATGCACGTCCGCCAGCGATGACGAGTCTTTGA